In the genome of Gordonia rubripertincta, one region contains:
- the lysS gene encoding lysine--tRNA ligase, producing the protein MSDSPTSAASTAAEKTTDADDQTPEQLRIRREKRERILSEGREAYPVSIPRTHSLGEIRAAYPDLEAGTETGQHVGVSGRVIFLRNKGKLCFATLQEGDGTQLQAMVSFNGVGEEALGRWKSDVDLGDIVFISGEVISSRTGELSVMADGWQMASKSLRPLPVAHKDMNEETRVRQRYVDLIMRPEARETARTRIKVMAELRAALGRRGFLEVETPMLQTLHGGAAARPFVTHSNAFDMDLYLRIAPELFLKRCVVGGIERVFEINRNFRNEGADSTHSPEFAMLETYQAYGTYDDSAKMIRELVQEVSQAALGTQTPTMPDGSTYDLSGEWTSLEMYPSLSEALGEEIVPAGNPDETTVEQLLAIAERVGLEIPKDKGYGHGKLVEELWEHMVGEKLDQPVFVRDFPVETSPLVRSHRSVTGVVEKWDLYVRGFELATGYSELVDPVIQRERFVDQARLAAAGDDEAMVLDEEFLAAMEYGMPPTTGTGMGIDRLLMALTGLGIRETILFPLVKPRT; encoded by the coding sequence GTGAGTGACAGCCCGACCAGTGCCGCTTCCACCGCGGCCGAGAAGACCACGGACGCCGACGACCAGACTCCCGAGCAGCTGCGAATCCGACGCGAGAAGCGCGAGCGCATCCTCTCCGAGGGTCGCGAGGCGTACCCGGTCTCGATTCCGCGCACCCACTCTCTCGGCGAGATCCGCGCCGCCTACCCCGACCTCGAGGCCGGCACCGAGACCGGTCAGCACGTCGGTGTCTCCGGGCGCGTGATCTTCCTGCGCAACAAGGGCAAGCTGTGCTTCGCGACCCTCCAGGAGGGCGACGGCACGCAGCTCCAGGCGATGGTCAGCTTCAACGGCGTCGGCGAGGAAGCGCTGGGCCGCTGGAAGTCCGACGTCGACCTCGGCGACATCGTCTTCATCTCCGGCGAGGTCATCAGCTCGCGCACCGGCGAGCTGTCGGTGATGGCCGATGGCTGGCAAATGGCGTCGAAGTCGTTGCGGCCGTTGCCGGTTGCCCACAAGGACATGAACGAGGAAACCCGGGTGCGTCAGCGCTACGTCGACCTCATCATGCGCCCGGAGGCCCGCGAAACCGCCCGCACCCGCATCAAGGTGATGGCCGAACTCCGTGCGGCACTGGGCCGTCGGGGATTCCTCGAGGTCGAGACCCCGATGCTGCAGACGCTGCACGGCGGTGCCGCGGCGCGCCCGTTCGTCACGCACTCCAACGCCTTCGACATGGACCTGTACCTGCGCATCGCACCGGAGTTGTTCCTCAAGCGCTGCGTGGTCGGCGGCATCGAGCGTGTCTTCGAGATCAACCGCAACTTCCGCAACGAGGGCGCCGACTCCACTCACTCGCCCGAGTTCGCGATGCTGGAGACCTATCAGGCCTACGGCACCTACGACGACTCCGCGAAGATGATCCGCGAACTCGTGCAAGAGGTTTCGCAGGCCGCGCTGGGTACCCAGACCCCGACCATGCCCGACGGTTCGACCTACGACCTGTCCGGCGAGTGGACCTCCCTGGAGATGTACCCGTCGCTGTCGGAGGCGCTCGGCGAGGAGATCGTGCCCGCCGGCAATCCGGACGAGACCACCGTCGAGCAGCTGCTGGCGATCGCCGAGCGCGTCGGCCTGGAGATCCCCAAGGACAAGGGCTACGGCCACGGCAAGCTCGTCGAGGAGCTGTGGGAGCACATGGTCGGCGAGAAGCTGGACCAGCCGGTGTTCGTCCGCGACTTCCCGGTCGAGACCTCTCCACTGGTGCGTTCGCACCGTTCGGTGACCGGCGTCGTCGAGAAGTGGGACCTCTACGTCCGTGGCTTCGAGCTGGCCACCGGGTACTCCGAGCTCGTCGACCCCGTCATCCAGCGCGAACGCTTCGTCGACCAGGCTCGGCTCGCAGCCGCCGGCGACGACGAGGCGATGGTCCTCGACGAGGAGTTCCTCGCCGCGATGGAGTACGGCATGCCCCCGACCACCGGCACCGGCATGGGCATCGACCGCCTCCTGATGGCGCTCACCGGCCTCGGCATCCGCGAGACCATCCTCTTCCCGCTGGTGAAGCCGCGCACCTAG
- a CDS encoding FAD-dependent oxidoreductase, protein MKVAVVGAGIAGLCTAAGLSSSGAEVIVIERAPEVRGGGSGLSLFGNGLRALESLGLRSVVPEAPGVSPTLNGTRRPDGRWLTRFDPSAMEDLRVVRRGDLHEALLGRLGSGVEIRTGTGVREVCGRTVRFDDDTTIDGCDLIVGADGLRSRVRPAVTSDPGVAYRGYVAWRAITARPVAPDAAGETMGRGQRFGIAPLPDGHVYWFAAVNYDAGVETGGFDEVRQRFSSWHAPIGEILDATDPVDVGVLPIEELARPLSSFVRGRCVLVGDAAHAMTPNLGQGANQAMEDAATLTALLGRAGADVDDALRTYDRLRRRRTQRIARQASAVGKVGQWRSAPAVRLRDLAMRAAPDAVLNARLRRIQDWQPPVR, encoded by the coding sequence ATGAAGGTCGCCGTGGTCGGCGCGGGCATCGCCGGTCTGTGTACGGCGGCCGGGCTGTCGTCGTCGGGCGCGGAGGTGATCGTGATCGAGCGTGCGCCCGAGGTTCGTGGGGGAGGGTCGGGGCTCAGCCTGTTCGGCAACGGGCTGCGGGCGCTGGAGTCGCTGGGGCTGCGATCGGTGGTCCCCGAGGCGCCCGGGGTTTCGCCCACCCTGAACGGAACCCGTCGTCCCGACGGCCGATGGCTCACCCGCTTCGACCCGTCGGCGATGGAGGATCTCCGCGTCGTGCGGCGCGGCGACCTCCACGAGGCGCTCCTCGGCCGGCTCGGATCGGGCGTCGAGATCCGGACCGGAACCGGCGTGCGCGAGGTGTGCGGCAGGACCGTCCGGTTCGACGACGACACCACGATCGACGGTTGCGACCTGATCGTCGGAGCTGACGGTCTGCGGAGTCGGGTGCGTCCCGCGGTCACCTCCGACCCGGGCGTGGCCTACCGCGGCTACGTCGCGTGGCGCGCCATCACGGCGCGGCCCGTCGCCCCCGACGCGGCGGGCGAGACGATGGGGCGCGGACAACGGTTCGGCATCGCGCCGCTACCAGACGGACACGTCTACTGGTTCGCCGCGGTCAACTACGACGCGGGTGTCGAAACGGGCGGCTTCGACGAAGTGCGACAACGCTTTTCGTCGTGGCATGCGCCCATCGGGGAGATCCTCGACGCGACCGATCCGGTGGACGTCGGGGTGCTGCCCATCGAAGAGCTCGCGCGGCCGCTGTCCTCCTTCGTGCGGGGCCGATGCGTGCTCGTCGGCGACGCCGCCCACGCGATGACGCCGAATCTCGGGCAAGGTGCCAACCAGGCGATGGAGGACGCGGCGACCCTCACCGCACTACTGGGCCGAGCAGGGGCAGACGTCGACGACGCTCTGCGAACCTACGACCGTCTCCGTCGGCGGCGTACCCAACGCATCGCGCGTCAGGCGTCCGCCGTCGGGAAGGTCGGGCAGTGGAGGTCGGCGCCCGCGGTCCGGTTGCGTGATCTGGCGATGCGGGCCGCCCCGGACGCGGTGCTCAACGCTCGGTTGCGACGCATTCAGGATTGGCAACCGCCCGTGCGGTGA
- a CDS encoding alpha/beta hydrolase, whose translation MTYGSYLRFLPEPWRSAAADIEATSSWWKWPASDTRPSGPVDVHILRAMRPDAPLRVLLLHGGGGHGELVWPLGAVLAGEGYDVLAPDLPQYGRTRVADPGRVRYQDWIDLVGDLIAAETERDPRPIVVFGASLGGMLGYDVAAGGARVAAVVATCLLDLAGDSAARRAASRTPALTRFLPLMTAASGIGVFARLRFPIRWVAPMARISNDSAVSQACIDDPRGAGSSVSLGFLADLMTHAVPAPENYRGPRVVLVHPAADTWTPPEISIRFARRIAARTDIHLLTGCGHFPVEQPGVDELAGHLRALAIDLVSGSDSPERAQ comes from the coding sequence GTGACTTACGGATCGTACCTACGCTTCCTGCCCGAGCCATGGCGTTCTGCCGCCGCGGACATCGAGGCCACCTCGTCGTGGTGGAAGTGGCCGGCGAGCGACACGCGACCGTCGGGTCCGGTGGACGTCCACATCCTGCGCGCGATGCGGCCCGACGCGCCGCTGCGGGTGCTGCTGCTCCACGGCGGTGGTGGGCACGGCGAACTCGTGTGGCCACTGGGTGCCGTGCTCGCGGGGGAGGGGTACGACGTGCTGGCGCCAGACCTCCCGCAATACGGGCGGACGCGCGTCGCCGATCCTGGTCGTGTGCGATACCAGGACTGGATCGACCTGGTCGGCGATCTGATCGCGGCGGAGACCGAACGGGACCCGAGGCCGATCGTCGTGTTCGGTGCGAGCCTCGGCGGCATGCTCGGTTACGACGTCGCGGCCGGGGGTGCGCGCGTCGCCGCGGTCGTGGCCACCTGCCTTCTCGACCTCGCCGGTGACTCGGCTGCCCGACGAGCCGCATCCCGCACGCCCGCGCTGACCCGCTTCCTCCCGCTCATGACGGCCGCATCGGGGATCGGGGTCTTCGCTCGACTGCGGTTCCCGATCAGGTGGGTCGCGCCGATGGCGCGGATCAGCAACGACTCTGCGGTCTCGCAGGCCTGCATCGACGATCCACGGGGGGCGGGTTCGAGTGTCTCGCTCGGGTTCCTGGCGGACCTGATGACCCACGCGGTACCCGCGCCGGAGAACTACCGGGGTCCACGGGTGGTGCTGGTCCATCCGGCGGCCGATACCTGGACGCCGCCGGAGATCAGCATCCGCTTCGCACGACGGATCGCCGCGCGAACCGACATCCACCTGCTCACCGGTTGCGGGCACTTCCCGGTCGAACAGCCGGGCGTCGACGAGCTCGCCGGTCACCTGCGCGCCCTCGCGATCGACTTGGTGTCCGGGTCGGATTCACCGGAACGCGCGCAGTAG
- a CDS encoding TetR/AcrR family transcriptional regulator, with the protein MEKSAGRSTRETLLDTGLELIGTIGIRQASARAVEDASGVPHGSIRHHFGGQDGFLAALVEHVYTRDVPVDGESTLEVIARWLGADRVRTRARYELMLLATRDEVMRERMVAGRDRFVERLVERGMPLVDARQLVAALDGLVLDALLRDSDGTDADHDPTRLLRAFR; encoded by the coding sequence GTGGAGAAATCAGCCGGACGATCGACGCGCGAGACCCTGCTCGACACCGGGCTCGAGCTGATCGGGACGATCGGGATCAGGCAGGCGTCGGCACGCGCGGTCGAGGACGCATCCGGAGTCCCCCACGGTAGTATCCGTCACCATTTCGGTGGTCAGGACGGTTTTCTCGCCGCTCTCGTCGAGCATGTCTACACCCGCGACGTCCCGGTCGACGGCGAGTCGACCCTCGAGGTGATCGCCCGCTGGCTGGGCGCCGACCGTGTCCGCACTCGTGCCCGCTACGAGCTGATGCTGCTGGCCACCCGCGACGAGGTCATGCGCGAACGCATGGTCGCCGGGCGCGACCGGTTCGTCGAGCGCCTCGTCGAGCGCGGGATGCCGCTCGTCGACGCCCGGCAACTCGTCGCAGCACTCGACGGGCTGGTGCTCGACGCGCTGCTGCGTGACTCCGACGGCACCGACGCCGACCACGATCCGACGCGGCTACTGCGCGCGTTCCGGTGA
- a CDS encoding TetR/AcrR family transcriptional regulator gives MRKRPRQQRSSFTVGVILEATTQLLGTEGAALTTNGIAETAGVSVGSIYQYFGDKQAIFDELAARHLAAAEARMVAVLDAHPVEATDWPVVLRAVIAVAVAENSSHGRAHGRLRELASPGVVGDLYAGLADRLIARLVAYLVADGWMPDEAEADLRLMFPALDAQIHQFAGSGLDDDELTARIAAYTEGALRGRR, from the coding sequence ATGCGGAAAAGACCACGGCAGCAACGCTCTTCGTTCACCGTCGGGGTGATCCTGGAGGCGACGACTCAGCTTCTGGGCACCGAGGGGGCAGCGCTGACGACCAACGGGATCGCCGAGACCGCGGGCGTCTCGGTCGGTTCGATCTATCAGTACTTCGGCGACAAGCAAGCGATCTTCGACGAGCTCGCCGCACGGCATCTCGCCGCAGCGGAGGCGCGAATGGTCGCTGTCCTCGACGCGCATCCAGTCGAGGCGACCGACTGGCCGGTCGTGCTGCGCGCGGTGATCGCGGTTGCCGTGGCGGAGAACTCGAGTCACGGTCGGGCACACGGGCGACTGCGCGAACTGGCGAGCCCCGGCGTCGTCGGGGATCTCTATGCCGGATTGGCGGACCGGCTGATCGCCAGGCTGGTCGCGTATCTCGTCGCCGACGGCTGGATGCCTGACGAGGCGGAGGCCGACCTACGCCTCATGTTCCCAGCGTTGGACGCGCAGATCCATCAGTTCGCCGGGAGCGGGCTGGACGACGACGAACTCACCGCACGGATCGCGGCGTACACCGAAGGGGCGTTGCGGGGCCGGCGTTGA